ACGCCACCGGGTGGCGCCAAGTCGTCGCCTCACCCATGCCCGAGGGCATCGTCGAGACCGAGACCATCCACGACCTGCTCACCTGCGGAGCGCTCGTCATCTGCGCCGGCGGCGGAGGCGTGCCCGTCACCGCCGACAAGGACACCGGCGCGCTGAACGGAGCGGACGCGGTCGTCGACAAGGACTTCACCGCCGCCCTGCTCGCCGAGGAACTCAAGGCCGACTTCCTGCTCATCCTCACGGACGTTCCATGCGTCTACACCGGCTACGGCACCCATGACCCGCGGCCCGTCCTCGACGCCACCCCCGACGACCTGCGCCGCGCAGGCTTCCCCGCCGACTCCATGGGCCCCAAGACGGAGGCAGCCGCCCGGTTCGTCGAACGCACCGGGGGACTGGCCGCCATCGGTTCCCTCGACGCGGCGTACGAGATCGTTCACGGGAGGTCGGGGACCCTGGTGCGCCCCGATCTGGCTGTCGGCTGAAATGCGGCCGGAACGAGTTGGACCGACCGTGGGAGAGGGGCAACCAGGTCCGGCGCGCCGGCCCGGGCGGGCGACGGCGTCGTCGTTGCGCACCCAGGTCGGCCGTGGCCCCCATAGGTTCAACCCGCCCCAAGACATCCTGCACGGCGCATCGGGCCGGCGGACGACGCACCGGATGCCTGGCCCGTTGGTTGATGCGCTGCTGGTCGAGCCGCCACCGTGCGACGGGTTGCCTGGACCGACTGCCATCAGGCGTCTGCGCTCCGGCGCCGTAGATCATCCTGCGAACGCCACCGCGGCCGCGGTGGCCAGGAAGCCGGCTTCGACGGCCGCTTCCGTCGGAGTCGGCGGCTCAGCGGTGATCTCACCCATGCCGTCCGTCCGGACCGCGATTTCGGACCCGGCCTTTCGACCGGTGCCCACCAAGGTCTTGCTGGTGTGGACGAAGCCATCGGGGTCCGCCCAGCGAACCCCGCGCCGCGATCCTGTCGCTCGTGCCCCCAGCCTTGCTGCGAGGGACCTCGGTGAGGAGCACCCCGCGCACGGAATACCGCTCGGCACGATGCCGCGCAAACACCTCATCGGCGGCGT
Above is a window of Streptomyces sp. NBC_00490 DNA encoding:
- a CDS encoding carbamate kinase, yielding MRIVIALGGNALLRRGERPDAAVQQANIDRVTTAVAALALEHEIVLTHGNEPQIGLLAMESAADPVLTTPYPLDLLGAQTEGLIGSLLVRALHDTLPGHKIAALVTHTLVRADDPAFARPAKRVGPVYPRDVARTLARRRGWHIAKDATGWRQVVASPMPEGIVETETIHDLLTCGALVICAGGGGVPVTADKDTGALNGADAVVDKDFTAALLAEELKADFLLILTDVPCVYTGYGTHDPRPVLDATPDDLRRAGFPADSMGPKTEAAARFVERTGGLAAIGSLDAAYEIVHGRSGTLVRPDLAVG